Proteins from one Lacrimispora sphenoides genomic window:
- a CDS encoding dimethylarginine dimethylaminohydrolase family protein, with the protein METNRIKVKSEFAPLKKVVLTQSEFIFPARTGNSKDDAFLSEESLGLLEGVDTAGRNYKEVFPERQRKWEKERENLKEVLEKYGVEVVRPRLLTDYEKEAGREFGSCNFFVRDPFFTVGPSIIEGSLRFFHRRNEVLPIRDILANEAYRTGAFYVSVPRPDSSEGIDAEQGPFLEGGDVLVLDQTVFVGNSGLASNHNGYLWLQTFLSHFGYEVVEVPLKQDVLHLDCALSLVRDGLMIICEEAFINGIPEALKDWDKISVPYKDIAYLAVNGLPINESTYILDPQFEYIAEQLKARGITVEYIDFEISRSLGGSFRCSTQPLERA; encoded by the coding sequence ATGGAAACGAACAGAATAAAAGTAAAAAGTGAATTTGCACCTTTAAAAAAAGTTGTCTTAACGCAATCCGAATTTATCTTTCCGGCCCGGACAGGAAATTCTAAAGATGATGCATTTCTTTCAGAGGAAAGCCTAGGCCTGCTTGAAGGCGTAGATACAGCAGGAAGGAATTATAAAGAGGTTTTCCCTGAGCGTCAAAGAAAATGGGAAAAAGAACGGGAAAACTTAAAAGAAGTTCTTGAGAAGTATGGAGTTGAAGTCGTTCGTCCCCGGTTGCTGACTGATTACGAGAAAGAAGCCGGCAGGGAATTCGGCTCCTGTAATTTCTTTGTACGTGATCCTTTCTTTACAGTTGGCCCCTCCATTATTGAAGGGTCGTTACGCTTTTTCCATCGTAGGAATGAAGTTTTGCCGATCAGAGATATCCTTGCTAATGAAGCTTACCGCACGGGGGCCTTCTATGTTTCTGTACCAAGACCAGATAGTTCAGAAGGGATTGATGCTGAGCAGGGTCCTTTTTTAGAAGGCGGAGATGTTCTGGTCTTAGATCAAACAGTTTTCGTGGGTAATTCAGGCTTGGCCTCTAATCATAACGGTTATCTATGGCTTCAAACATTTTTATCCCATTTTGGCTATGAAGTGGTGGAGGTTCCGTTAAAACAGGATGTACTGCATTTGGATTGTGCATTAAGCCTTGTAAGAGACGGACTGATGATTATTTGTGAAGAGGCCTTTATAAATGGAATACCGGAAGCTCTAAAGGATTGGGATAAAATCTCTGTCCCTTACAAAGATATCGCCTATTTGGCGGTGAATGGACTTCCAATTAATGAGTCTACGTATATATTAGATCCTCAATTCGAATATATTGCAGAGCAGCTAAAGGCAAGAGGTATAACCGTGGAGTATATTGATTTTGAAATTTCCAGGAGTCTGGGAGGTTCC